One Aegilops tauschii subsp. strangulata cultivar AL8/78 chromosome 7, Aet v6.0, whole genome shotgun sequence genomic window carries:
- the LOC109738430 gene encoding bZIP transcription factor 29, with translation MDDSGGADPARQHLSPQGGGGGQPPVPRSPTPLDLAAASAYHHRRLSPSPRPPAHPQVRLPSPYGQIPSGAAAHHARSLSQPLFFSLDSLPPPPYADLAGPPAIPPSPPSSSSDPPPFGLPPRRAGHRRSQSDIPFGFSQLSPPLPPPAPVKREAATGQDGGRLEGEDAALYDLVNAYMDLDGMDALNSSEDRHDDRDSHSRASGTRAASAAESSENEAESQSTSAERKDGAKSRHCRSLSMDSFMGKLNYATGDDSPKLPLPSPSGGLSRSGSGSLDGGGAASLFGTEFANGEFTEAEKKKIMANERLAEIALTDPKRVKRILANRQSAARSKERKMRYIQELEHKVQVLQTEATTLSAQLTMMQRDSGGLATQNNELKIRLQAMEQQAQLRDALNEALTGEVQRLKLATGEITDARMSKAGLQQQMNSQLIQMQQLQIQQQQQQQSSQTQQAQQQQQQQQQQQQQQSQQSA, from the exons ATGGACGACTCCGGTGGCGCTGATCCGGCGCGCCAGCATCTGTCCCCGCAGGGCGGCGGGGGCGGGCAGCCGCCAGTGCCGCGCTCCCCGACCccgctcgacctcgccgccgcctccgcctaCCACCACAGGCGCCTCTCCCCGTCGCCCCGGCCCCCGGCTCACCCGCAGGTGCGTCTCCCGTCGCCCTACGGCCAGATCCCCTCCGGCGCCGCGGCCCACCACGCGCGCTCGCTGTCGCAGCCCCTCTTCTTCTCTCTCGACtcgctcccgccgccgccgtacGCCGATCTGGCCGGCCCCCCCGCCATCCCGCCCtccccgccgtcttcaagctccgACCCGCCGCCCTTCGGCCTGCCGCCGCGGAGGGCTGGCCACCGCCGCTCTCAGAGCGACATCCCCTTCGGGTTCTCGCAGCTCAGCCCGCCACTGCCGCCCCCGGCGCCGGTGAAGCGCGAAGCGGCCACGGGACAGGATGGCGGCAGATTGGAGGGTGAGGACGCTGCGTTGTACGACCTTGTCAACGCCTACATGGACCTGGACGGGATGGACGCGCTCAACTCCTCCGAGGACCGCCACGACGACCGTGACAGTCACAGCCGTGCCAGCGGCACCCGCGCTGCCAGCGCGGCCGAGAGCAGCGAGAACGAAGCCGAGAGCCAGTCCACCTCAGCGGAGAGGAAGGACGGAGCCAAGTCTCGGCATTGTCGCAGCTTGTCCATGGACAGCTTCATGGGGAAGCTCAACTATGCCACAGGTGACGATTCACCAAAGCTACCCCTGCCGTCCCCCAGCGGTGGCCTTTCCAGGAGCGGGAGTGGGTCCTTGGATGGTGGTGGTGCTGCGTCACTGTTTGGTACCGAGTTCGCCAACGGGGAGTTCACTGAGGCTGAGAAGAAGAAGATCATGGCAAATGAACGCCTCGCAGAGATAGCTTTGACAGATCCTAAGAGGGTCAAGAG GATTTTGGCAAATCGCCAGTCTGCGGCAAGGTCAAAGGAGCGCAAGATGAGGTACATTCAAGAACTCGAGCATAAGGTACAGGTCTTGCAGACAGAGGCGACTACGCTTTCAGCACAGTTGACAATGATGCAG AGGGACTCTGGAGGACTTGCGACTCAGAACAATGAGTTGAAAATAAGGctgcaagcaatggagcaacagGCACAGCTGAGAGATG CTCTGAATGAAGCACTGACGGGTGAGGTCCAGCGGCTGAAACTTGCAACCGGTGAGATTACGGATGCTCGTATGTCGAAGGCGGGTCTACAGCAGCAGATGAACTCCCAGCTGATTCAAATGCAGCAGCTGCAAatacagcagcagcaacagcagcagtcaTCACAGACGCAGCAGGctcagcaacagcagcagcagcagcagcagcagcagcaacagcagtcGCAGCAATCAGCATAG